The following proteins are co-located in the Candidatus Neomarinimicrobiota bacterium genome:
- the proS gene encoding proline--tRNA ligase has translation MSKGVTKQSEDFSKWYTDVVRQAKLADYGPVKGTMVIRPYGYAIWEKFQGVLDQMFKDTGHVNAYFPMFIPEHFLKKEAEHVEGFAPEVAVVTHAGGKKLDEALVVRPTSETIIWHMYKKWISSYRDLPLLINQWANVVRWEMRTRLFLRTTEFLWQEGHTAHATEKEAQEETLTMLNVYRRFAEEYMAMPVITGKKTESEKFAGAVSTYSIEAMMRDTKALQAGTSHNLGQNFAKAFEVTFQNKDNKEELVYATSWGVSTRLVGGLIMSHGDDKGLILPPKIAPYQVVIIPIFRNNTKELVMSKVDELVADLRHADVRVHVDDDEKASPGFKFNEWEMRGVPMRVELGPKDIEKGQAVIVIRHSGEKHFIQLSELVNFLSEQIITVQDELFQRALDFRESNTHTVDSWDEFKDVLENKGGFIKAYWNGSAEVEEKIKNETKATIRCIPFDQPAESGSCVYTGEEGSQLVIFAKAY, from the coding sequence GTGTCAAAAGGGGTAACAAAACAAAGCGAAGATTTTTCAAAATGGTATACTGATGTGGTTAGACAAGCCAAACTGGCTGATTATGGTCCAGTCAAAGGAACCATGGTTATTCGACCGTATGGATATGCTATTTGGGAGAAATTTCAAGGCGTCCTGGATCAAATGTTTAAAGACACCGGTCATGTAAATGCTTACTTCCCCATGTTCATCCCTGAACACTTTTTAAAAAAGGAAGCTGAGCATGTTGAGGGTTTTGCCCCTGAAGTTGCTGTAGTTACCCATGCTGGTGGTAAAAAACTGGATGAAGCCTTGGTTGTACGCCCTACTTCAGAAACCATCATCTGGCACATGTACAAAAAATGGATCTCATCCTATCGGGATCTTCCCCTATTGATCAATCAGTGGGCCAATGTTGTTCGTTGGGAGATGCGTACGCGCTTATTCCTGCGGACGACTGAGTTCTTATGGCAGGAAGGTCATACTGCTCATGCGACAGAGAAGGAGGCTCAGGAAGAGACCCTCACCATGTTGAATGTTTATCGCCGATTTGCGGAAGAATACATGGCTATGCCAGTTATCACAGGCAAGAAAACTGAATCTGAAAAATTTGCTGGGGCGGTGAGCACCTATTCCATCGAAGCCATGATGCGTGATACCAAAGCATTGCAGGCTGGAACTAGCCATAATCTGGGACAGAATTTCGCTAAAGCCTTCGAAGTAACCTTTCAGAATAAAGATAATAAAGAAGAACTGGTTTACGCCACCAGCTGGGGGGTCAGTACTCGCCTGGTTGGTGGTCTGATCATGTCTCATGGTGATGATAAGGGTTTGATTTTACCACCTAAGATTGCTCCTTATCAAGTCGTCATTATTCCCATATTCCGGAACAACACAAAAGAATTGGTTATGAGTAAAGTGGATGAGCTGGTTGCTGATTTGCGTCATGCTGATGTTCGCGTCCATGTTGATGATGATGAAAAAGCTTCACCTGGTTTCAAGTTCAATGAATGGGAAATGCGTGGTGTGCCCATGCGAGTTGAGCTGGGACCGAAAGACATTGAAAAGGGTCAGGCAGTGATTGTCATCAGACATTCTGGAGAGAAGCACTTCATTCAATTAAGTGAACTGGTAAATTTCCTCAGTGAACAAATAATTACGGTTCAGGATGAGCTTTTTCAACGGGCTCTGGATTTCCGTGAATCAAATACTCATACAGTTGACAGCTGGGATGAATTCAAAGACGTTCTCGAGAATAAGGGTGGATTTATCAAAGCCTACTGGAATGGGTCAGCAGAAGTTGAGGAAAAGATCAAGAATGAGACCAAAGCTACCATTCGCTGTATTCCGTTTGACCAGCCTGCTGAAAGTGGGAGTTGTGTCTATACCGGTGAGGAGGGTTCGCAGTTGGTGATTTTCGCGAAGGCGTATTGA
- a CDS encoding DUF5009 domain-containing protein, with amino-acid sequence MKGRMISLDVFRGLTVGLMILVNNPGSWSHIYGPLRHAKWHGWTPTDLVFPFFLFIVGVAMALSFGKRVEAGADVRDLKKKVWSRTAIIIGFGLFLNGFPFNIPLNAQMAADFEFLDIFRRFETLRFVGVLQRIGLSYLIGGLIILYFPKNRDRILSVAVLILIYEFFMRVPLIEGWGAGSFELEYNFVRYLDILILGEAHIYGGMGLPFDPEGLLSTLPAAVTLMSGFWLGEYLRRPIGHQEKLTNLTVIGIILFIAGSLLSLIEPINKQLWTVSYVIVMDGLAILMIVISSYLIDVKKMTFWTKPAIVFGSNPLVVFVGSGIIGRLMYRIKTTDSEGAIISIKHALYNGFFVPLAGELNGSLLFAITFILFWLGILWYLYYKKIFVKI; translated from the coding sequence ATGAAAGGTCGGATGATATCGTTGGATGTTTTTCGGGGATTGACAGTTGGTCTCATGATCCTGGTCAACAATCCGGGTAGCTGGTCCCACATATATGGTCCGCTTCGACACGCCAAATGGCACGGTTGGACACCAACAGATCTGGTATTCCCTTTCTTCCTGTTTATTGTGGGTGTAGCCATGGCGCTCAGTTTCGGAAAACGGGTGGAAGCTGGTGCTGATGTAAGGGATTTGAAGAAAAAAGTCTGGTCCCGGACTGCTATCATCATCGGATTCGGTTTGTTTTTGAATGGTTTCCCATTCAACATCCCGCTTAATGCTCAAATGGCTGCTGATTTTGAATTCCTCGACATATTCCGCCGATTTGAAACATTGCGTTTTGTGGGCGTCTTGCAAAGAATTGGCTTGAGCTATCTGATCGGTGGATTGATCATTCTTTACTTCCCGAAAAACAGGGATAGGATTCTGTCCGTTGCAGTACTCATCCTGATCTACGAGTTCTTTATGCGGGTTCCGCTAATTGAAGGTTGGGGTGCCGGTAGTTTTGAGCTGGAATATAATTTTGTCCGTTATCTGGATATCCTCATTCTGGGTGAAGCTCATATATACGGCGGTATGGGATTGCCATTTGATCCAGAGGGCCTGTTATCCACCCTGCCGGCAGCGGTAACACTCATGAGTGGCTTTTGGCTGGGTGAATATCTACGTCGTCCAATTGGCCATCAGGAGAAATTGACAAATCTGACTGTAATTGGAATCATCCTTTTTATTGCAGGATCACTGCTCAGCCTGATAGAACCAATTAATAAACAATTGTGGACGGTTTCCTATGTTATCGTCATGGATGGACTGGCAATCCTGATGATCGTTATTTCCTCTTACCTTATCGATGTAAAAAAAATGACTTTCTGGACCAAACCTGCCATTGTTTTCGGCAGCAATCCCCTGGTGGTATTTGTGGGATCTGGAATCATTGGACGATTGATGTATCGGATAAAAACCACTGATTCAGAAGGAGCCATCATTTCGATCAAACACGCGCTATACAACGGTTTCTTTGTTCCACTGGCAGGTGAATTGAATGGCTCACTCCTGTTTGCAATTACCTTTATCCTGTTCTGGCTGGGGATTCTGTGGTATCTGTATTATAAGAAAATTTTTGTGAAGATTTAA
- a CDS encoding fumarate reductase flavoprotein subunit translates to MKVITTEVLIIGAGLAGERAAIASAQAGLDVTMLSLVPPRRSHSAAAQGGMQASLGNSIKGKGDNATIHWLDTVKGSDWGADQEVARIFADNAPIAMREMAHFGVPWNRVEGGPRDVFIKGKKTTIVEDFDKEGLITARSFGGTAKWRTCYTADGTGHTVLYAMDNLAVQLDITIHDRMEALSLIHEDGICMGAIVRSLRTGEIMAYMSKATAIATGGYGRIYGESTNAIINEGTGSWIALQTGIVPLGNMEAVQFHPTGIVPTDILVTEGCRGDGGLLLDVDEYRFMPDYEPVAQELASRDVVSRRMKEHMLKGKGIKSSYGEHLWLDLRHLGADHLHTKLREVYDICMYFVGVDPIKELIPVRPTQHYSMGGIRVNKDGHAYGLKGLFALGEVSNWDMHGFNRLGGNSLAETVVAGMIVGKKVAAYAQSAELNANGTLAEQFAKQQTDKIAHLMNNTGKENVYKIRDEIAYFLREDVHIFRTGEKLQNAVNGLKDILGRIDQIKVQSTAPGMNPELSQALRIEGMAKQAYIIAKGALLRTESRGAHTREDYPARDDKNWLNRTLTTWPVGADEPEFNYEPVGQLDLPPGDRGYGGGQMVEMDLTLEEYNAKVDAAQTAFGKHPTSEPMGTRIPKEAWREESPYKDAK, encoded by the coding sequence ATGAAAGTCATAACCACAGAAGTACTTATTATAGGTGCAGGTCTAGCGGGTGAGCGAGCAGCAATTGCCAGCGCTCAGGCTGGACTTGATGTAACCATGTTATCCCTGGTTCCCCCAAGAAGAAGTCATTCAGCTGCTGCGCAAGGTGGTATGCAGGCCTCTTTAGGTAACTCAATTAAGGGAAAAGGTGATAATGCCACTATTCACTGGCTGGATACTGTAAAAGGCTCGGATTGGGGTGCAGATCAGGAAGTGGCTCGAATTTTTGCTGACAATGCGCCCATCGCCATGCGCGAAATGGCCCATTTTGGGGTACCCTGGAATCGGGTCGAGGGTGGTCCTCGTGATGTTTTTATCAAGGGCAAGAAAACAACTATTGTTGAAGATTTTGATAAAGAAGGCCTCATTACTGCCCGTAGTTTTGGTGGAACTGCCAAATGGCGAACCTGCTATACTGCAGATGGTACAGGCCATACTGTCTTATACGCTATGGATAATTTGGCAGTGCAATTGGATATCACTATTCATGACCGAATGGAAGCTCTCAGCCTGATTCACGAGGATGGCATCTGTATGGGTGCCATTGTACGTTCCCTGAGAACGGGTGAAATCATGGCCTACATGTCCAAAGCTACAGCCATTGCCACAGGTGGTTATGGCCGGATCTATGGTGAATCAACCAACGCAATTATTAATGAAGGCACTGGCTCCTGGATTGCCTTGCAAACCGGTATCGTTCCTTTAGGTAATATGGAAGCAGTCCAGTTTCACCCAACAGGAATTGTTCCTACGGACATTTTGGTAACGGAAGGTTGCCGTGGTGACGGTGGTTTACTTCTTGATGTTGATGAATATCGCTTTATGCCCGATTATGAGCCTGTTGCTCAGGAGCTTGCTTCCCGGGATGTGGTTTCACGACGGATGAAGGAACACATGCTTAAGGGTAAAGGTATTAAAAGTTCCTACGGAGAACATCTTTGGCTGGATCTGCGGCATCTTGGTGCTGACCATCTACACACTAAGCTACGTGAAGTATATGATATTTGTATGTACTTTGTTGGCGTAGACCCCATTAAGGAACTAATTCCCGTAAGACCCACACAACACTATTCCATGGGAGGTATCAGAGTCAATAAGGACGGACACGCTTATGGTTTAAAAGGTTTATTCGCTCTGGGTGAAGTATCGAATTGGGATATGCACGGCTTTAACCGTTTGGGCGGTAACTCGCTGGCGGAAACAGTGGTTGCCGGTATGATTGTTGGTAAAAAAGTTGCTGCTTATGCCCAATCTGCTGAGTTGAATGCAAATGGAACATTAGCGGAACAATTTGCCAAACAGCAAACTGATAAAATCGCTCATTTGATGAACAATACAGGTAAAGAAAACGTCTATAAAATTCGTGATGAGATAGCTTATTTCCTCAGAGAAGATGTTCATATTTTCAGAACTGGTGAAAAACTGCAAAATGCTGTTAATGGTCTTAAGGATATCCTGGGTCGCATTGATCAGATAAAAGTTCAATCAACTGCTCCTGGCATGAATCCTGAACTTTCACAAGCGCTTCGTATCGAAGGTATGGCCAAGCAAGCTTATATTATCGCCAAGGGTGCTTTGTTAAGAACAGAATCTCGTGGAGCTCACACCCGTGAGGACTATCCTGCTCGTGATGATAAGAACTGGTTGAATAGAACCCTGACTACCTGGCCAGTGGGGGCAGACGAGCCTGAATTCAATTATGAACCTGTGGGTCAGTTGGACCTACCTCCGGGTGATCGTGGCTACGGTGGGGGGCAAATGGTTGAAATGGATTTGACTTTGGAGGAATACAATGCCAAGGTCGATGCGGCACAAACCGCATTTGGTAAACACCCAACGTCTGAACCCATGGGAACTCGTATCCCAAAAGAAGCCTGGCGTGAGGAATCACCCTATAAGGATGCAAAATAA
- a CDS encoding fumarate reductase iron-sulfur subunit — protein sequence MARILTFKIFRYNPTKDNDEPHIESYELEETPRLNVFTALHRIREQQAPDMMFDFVCRAGICGSCSMMINGRPTLACRTLTSDLTDTIELFPLPFFKLLGDLSVDTGVWFHDMAKRVESWIHTQKEFDPEAIEEKMDNATAIKIYEADRCIECGCCIAGCATAQVYPDFLGATGLNRIGRFMFDPRDQRGEQEWFELVSTDVGVFGCIGMMACDDVCPKDLPLLEVFAYIRRKMNSGVQVAVKDLELT from the coding sequence ATGGCTCGTATACTAACGTTTAAAATATTCAGATATAATCCAACCAAAGATAATGATGAACCACATATTGAAAGTTATGAGCTGGAAGAAACGCCTCGGTTAAATGTGTTTACAGCATTGCATCGGATTCGTGAGCAGCAAGCACCAGATATGATGTTTGACTTTGTCTGTCGAGCTGGTATCTGTGGGTCCTGTTCCATGATGATCAATGGTCGTCCGACATTAGCATGTCGCACTTTGACATCTGATCTGACTGATACTATTGAGCTTTTTCCACTACCATTTTTTAAATTGCTGGGCGATTTGTCTGTGGATACAGGAGTTTGGTTTCATGATATGGCCAAAAGGGTGGAATCCTGGATTCATACTCAAAAAGAATTTGATCCTGAAGCCATTGAAGAAAAAATGGATAACGCCACTGCGATCAAAATATATGAAGCTGATCGCTGTATCGAATGTGGATGTTGTATTGCTGGTTGTGCTACGGCCCAGGTTTACCCTGATTTTCTCGGAGCCACTGGCCTTAATCGGATTGGTCGCTTTATGTTTGATCCTCGGGACCAACGAGGTGAGCAGGAATGGTTTGAGTTGGTCTCAACCGATGTCGGTGTTTTTGGATGTATTGGAATGATGGCTTGTGACGATGTCTGTCCCAAGGATCTGCCATTACTGGAGGTTTTTGCTTACATTCGCCGTAAGATGAATTCCGGTGTTCAAGTTGCTGTGAAGGATCTTGAGCTTACATAG
- a CDS encoding FG-GAP-like repeat-containing protein, whose protein sequence is MPFIKYLISTLLLTSLGYAQMWQQNDNIFNPSGIPSLPFSQPRFADLDGDGDQDLILGSISAAPRYFENTGSASSPHFQPGADLFAEVEELDCEVGVCIDLDADGDLDFISGGFTGLQLYDNIGDAVNGDFVRIDDFFVDLSVGTNPVPHFADLDNDGDNDLVVGYSESGNVRYYQNLGTSESAIFLESESETWFDVGLYAYPWFSDLDSDGDTDLLVGRDGYGFYYYRNDGDESNWNWSDASTQFSSVGQTTYWNSPCLVDLTGDGKPDLVHGSASGPLQYYENSGTNSSASWTAVTSLFGGVLDVGGASNPVFIDFDGDGDLDLVSGSQMGDLKYFENTGNMYGPAWSADHSIFSSIDHSIYSAVAAGDLDDDGLIDLVVGDLSGNLYYHHNTENGFSYQSGMFSGINAGGWSSPRLYDFDLDHDLDLFIGREDGGISYFENTGTAADAQWTENLGLFSGFDVGSNAILTLGDVNLDRNLDMITGDLFHEIQFFSYESGSWVEYPDEVAGLTASQNATPALVDLNGDGDLDLAIGNYDGTFNYYENLAIVSIDESPVQPQQVKLYPAFPNPFNPTTTIKYDLLESADVSIIIYDVQGHVVKNLLKADRSAGQHTVRWNGLNNANLQVSTGVYFARFTAGRLSDVIKMVYLQ, encoded by the coding sequence ATGCCATTTATTAAATATCTGATCAGCACCTTGCTTTTAACAAGTCTGGGATATGCCCAGATGTGGCAACAGAATGATAATATCTTTAACCCCAGTGGCATTCCGTCCCTGCCATTCTCACAACCGCGTTTTGCTGATTTGGATGGTGATGGTGATCAGGACCTGATCCTGGGGAGTATCAGTGCTGCACCCCGCTATTTTGAAAATACTGGATCAGCAAGCAGCCCTCATTTTCAACCTGGTGCAGACCTGTTTGCTGAGGTTGAGGAGCTGGACTGTGAGGTGGGTGTGTGTATCGATCTGGATGCAGATGGTGACCTGGATTTTATTTCTGGTGGGTTTACCGGGCTCCAACTCTATGACAATATCGGTGATGCAGTAAATGGAGATTTTGTTCGAATTGATGATTTTTTCGTCGATCTCAGTGTGGGCACCAACCCCGTCCCCCATTTTGCTGATTTGGACAATGATGGAGACAATGACCTGGTGGTTGGCTACAGTGAAAGCGGCAATGTGCGCTATTACCAAAACTTGGGAACGTCAGAGAGTGCCATTTTCCTGGAGAGTGAGTCTGAAACCTGGTTCGATGTTGGCTTGTACGCTTATCCCTGGTTCTCTGACCTGGATTCTGACGGAGATACTGATCTGCTTGTTGGTCGGGATGGCTATGGTTTTTATTATTATCGTAACGATGGTGATGAATCGAATTGGAACTGGAGTGATGCCAGCACGCAGTTTTCCAGTGTGGGTCAAACCACTTATTGGAACTCTCCCTGCCTGGTCGATCTCACCGGAGATGGCAAGCCTGATCTGGTGCATGGATCTGCTTCAGGTCCACTGCAATACTACGAAAATAGCGGTACCAATAGCTCAGCCAGTTGGACAGCCGTCACCTCGCTATTTGGCGGGGTCCTGGATGTGGGTGGTGCCAGTAATCCCGTATTCATTGATTTTGATGGGGACGGAGACCTGGACCTGGTCAGTGGTAGTCAGATGGGTGACCTAAAATACTTTGAAAATACTGGTAATATGTACGGACCAGCCTGGAGCGCCGATCACAGTATCTTTAGCAGTATTGATCATTCCATTTATTCAGCTGTTGCTGCCGGTGATCTGGATGATGATGGTCTGATCGATCTGGTTGTGGGTGATCTCAGTGGTAACCTTTACTATCATCATAATACTGAGAACGGGTTTAGCTACCAGTCCGGGATGTTCTCCGGGATCAATGCTGGTGGATGGTCCAGTCCCCGGTTATATGATTTTGATCTTGACCATGATCTGGATCTGTTCATTGGCCGGGAAGATGGCGGCATATCCTATTTTGAAAACACTGGTACGGCCGCTGATGCCCAATGGACTGAAAACCTCGGTCTGTTCAGCGGTTTCGATGTGGGCAGTAATGCGATCCTGACTTTGGGTGATGTAAATCTGGATCGTAATTTAGATATGATCACAGGTGATCTGTTTCATGAAATTCAATTCTTTAGTTATGAAAGCGGTAGTTGGGTAGAGTATCCAGATGAGGTTGCCGGGTTAACTGCCAGTCAAAATGCCACACCAGCTCTGGTGGATCTGAACGGTGATGGGGATCTGGACCTGGCTATTGGAAACTACGACGGCACCTTTAATTATTATGAAAATCTAGCGATCGTGAGTATTGATGAGTCTCCTGTTCAACCACAGCAGGTCAAACTATATCCAGCTTTCCCAAATCCATTTAACCCGACCACTACGATCAAGTATGATCTACTGGAAAGCGCTGATGTATCAATCATTATCTATGATGTCCAGGGTCACGTGGTAAAGAATCTTCTGAAAGCTGATAGATCTGCTGGTCAGCACACCGTGAGGTGGAACGGCTTGAACAACGCCAATCTCCAGGTCAGTACTGGTGTGTACTTTGCCAGATTCACAGCTGGCAGGTTAAGTGATGTGATTAAGATGGTATATTTACAGTAA
- a CDS encoding anthranilate synthase component I family protein: MTDITGYLTHDQLADLWSRLPQDTQAIFRTDGNDRSTWRQLMAFNPSQTFILEKITQLPDFRSFLHEHRDKLCAGYLSYDLGLNLHQLPSRHSRQMPLAIFHVFENWLEIEPETVNIIGSNSIFKETLIQLLNKDPDPLSEYLPLHFESSVRQNEYAQNIGLIHNYIRAGDFYQINYTQRLHAETETASRALYSKMIRHHPAAHACYFQQDNLAIHSLSPELFLHYADGILTTEPIKGTRPRGKDETEDNILRLELLNSEKEQAELFMITDLLRNDLGKVCEINSIKLEAIKKLRKLPRVWHTYSRISGKLNAGLQPIEALLSMFPGGSITGCPKRRALEVIDELENSPREIYTGSMGYFHPDGDFSFNIAIRTLVQQGSRLSLGSGGGITIDSDWQGEWEELLVKASTFE; encoded by the coding sequence ATGACCGACATTACAGGCTATCTGACCCATGATCAACTTGCCGACCTGTGGTCACGCCTACCTCAGGACACACAGGCAATATTTAGAACCGATGGTAATGACAGGAGTACCTGGCGGCAGCTAATGGCTTTCAATCCATCCCAAACATTCATCCTTGAAAAAATAACACAACTGCCTGACTTCCGATCATTTCTGCATGAGCATCGGGATAAATTGTGTGCCGGTTATCTGAGCTATGATCTGGGACTCAACCTGCATCAACTTCCTTCAAGACACTCAAGACAAATGCCCCTGGCCATTTTTCATGTCTTCGAGAACTGGTTGGAAATTGAGCCAGAAACTGTAAATATCATTGGTTCAAACAGCATTTTTAAAGAAACACTTATACAATTACTTAATAAAGATCCAGATCCACTGAGTGAATATCTTCCCCTGCACTTTGAGTCCTCGGTCAGGCAGAACGAATACGCTCAGAATATTGGACTCATCCACAATTATATACGAGCCGGGGATTTCTATCAGATCAATTACACCCAACGGCTCCATGCTGAGACCGAGACTGCCTCTAGAGCTTTGTACTCGAAAATGATCAGACATCACCCCGCCGCACATGCCTGTTATTTTCAACAGGACAATTTGGCGATCCATTCACTCTCACCTGAATTGTTTTTACACTATGCTGATGGAATTCTGACAACTGAGCCAATCAAGGGCACCCGTCCCCGAGGCAAGGATGAGACCGAGGACAATATCCTTAGACTTGAATTGCTGAATAGTGAAAAGGAACAGGCAGAACTATTCATGATTACTGATCTATTGCGCAATGACCTGGGGAAAGTCTGCGAGATAAACAGCATCAAGCTTGAGGCGATAAAGAAACTGAGAAAACTACCCAGGGTATGGCACACTTATTCACGAATTTCCGGCAAACTAAACGCGGGACTCCAGCCGATCGAGGCTTTATTGTCCATGTTTCCCGGTGGCTCAATTACCGGGTGTCCCAAACGGCGTGCCTTAGAAGTGATCGATGAGCTGGAGAATTCTCCACGAGAGATCTACACTGGTTCCATGGGGTATTTTCACCCGGATGGTGATTTCAGCTTTAATATTGCGATCCGCACGTTGGTCCAGCAAGGATCCAGGCTAAGCCTGGGAAGTGGAGGCGGTATTACTATTGATTCTGACTGGCAAGGTGAGTGGGAGGAATTGTTGGTGAAGGCCTCAACTTTTGAGTGA
- a CDS encoding aminodeoxychorismate/anthranilate synthase component II has product MILLIDNYDSFTYNLYQQIARLGGESEIIKNNELDLEQIQALKPDKIVISPGPRTPLDSGVCIPVIQSFHRSTPILGICLGHQCLALAFGQHITSAKKLIFGKTTAVTQTGSRLLKGLPETFQAARYHSLAIDGVPEGFTITSTDESGDIMSMEHQSLPLFGLQFHPESFLMDPIGDQIISNFLVL; this is encoded by the coding sequence ATAATACTTCTTATCGACAACTACGACTCTTTTACTTATAACCTGTATCAACAGATAGCCCGATTGGGTGGTGAAAGTGAGATCATCAAGAATAATGAGCTTGACCTGGAGCAAATTCAAGCCCTTAAACCGGATAAAATTGTCATTAGTCCTGGCCCCAGAACACCACTGGACTCTGGTGTTTGTATCCCTGTGATTCAATCTTTCCATCGATCAACACCCATTTTGGGAATCTGCCTGGGTCATCAGTGTCTGGCGCTTGCATTTGGTCAGCACATCACATCTGCCAAAAAACTGATCTTTGGAAAAACCACAGCTGTCACTCAAACCGGCTCCAGATTATTGAAGGGGCTTCCCGAAACATTTCAAGCTGCCCGGTATCACTCATTGGCCATCGATGGTGTTCCAGAAGGGTTCACCATTACTTCCACGGATGAGTCAGGCGATATCATGTCCATGGAGCATCAATCTCTGCCCCTTTTTGGTCTTCAATTTCACCCGGAATCCTTCCTGATGGATCCTATCGGCGATCAGATAATCAGCAATTTCCTGGTACTTTAG
- the yidD gene encoding membrane protein insertion efficiency factor YidD, with translation MRTLPTLLILISLTVSGQELTPLDSLYAGDSLGLGMQIILKPIQWWQHFSYSQPALNCQFESSCSNFMVEALQQKGLISGLIVGTDRIVRCNPAARHYHLQQPHSQINYDGRLLDPVDWTAVEKPGKSPGLAVALSIVPGLGRTYAGHPMDGFFSLLLVGGFAFNTYNQSLAENPIRTGLNAGFMTLFWVADIYGAYRTAKMAPSDNSTP, from the coding sequence ATGCGGACACTCCCAACGTTGCTGATACTAATCTCTCTCACCGTCTCCGGGCAGGAGCTAACTCCCCTGGATTCTTTATACGCAGGTGATTCACTTGGTCTTGGAATGCAGATTATCCTCAAACCCATTCAATGGTGGCAGCATTTCAGTTACTCTCAGCCTGCTCTGAACTGTCAATTTGAAAGTTCCTGTTCCAATTTTATGGTTGAAGCGCTTCAACAGAAGGGTCTCATTTCCGGATTGATCGTTGGCACTGATCGGATCGTCCGTTGTAATCCTGCTGCTCGACATTACCATTTGCAACAACCCCATTCACAGATCAATTATGATGGTCGCTTATTAGATCCAGTTGATTGGACTGCAGTGGAAAAACCAGGTAAAAGCCCTGGGTTGGCCGTTGCTCTATCCATTGTTCCCGGGTTGGGCAGAACCTACGCAGGACATCCCATGGACGGATTTTTCAGTTTGCTTTTGGTGGGTGGATTCGCTTTTAATACCTATAACCAAAGTCTGGCCGAAAACCCAATCCGGACAGGACTTAACGCCGGGTTCATGACCCTGTTCTGGGTCGCTGATATCTATGGCGCTTACCGGACTGCCAAAATGGCACCGTCAGATAATTCCACACCTTGA